The genomic window TTGGACATGTCCCCCGTGGCCGGGTCGCGCCAGGGCTTCTCGCCGGTGGCCAGGCCCACGAAGTTGGCCACCGTCTTGGGCGCGTCCTTGGAGAAGAGCTTGACGGTGATGTCGCCCTGGCTCGTCTTGAGCGTGGCGTAGAGGTCCTTGCCGGCCTGGACCTTCTTCGTCCACTTGCCAGCAGCGGGCTGGGCCCCCGCGAGGGAGGCGGTCAGCAGCAGGGCGGTCGCGAGCATCCGGAACATGGGTTCCGAACCTACTCGCCCCCCTCCCCCCGTCCAAGGGGTTTCACTTGGGGTCGTCCTTGCGAAGCATGTCCAGGGTGGCCCGGGCGGCTGCCTGCTCGGCCTCCTTCTTGTTGCGGCCAGTGGCGCGCGCGTACAGCTCCGAGCCGATGGAGACCTCCACCTCGAAGGTCTTCTCGTGGTCCGGCCCCACCTCGGCCACCACCCGGTAGCGCGGGGGCACCTTCAGCCGCACCTGCGCGTCCTCCTGGAGCTTCGTCTTGTAATCCAGGCCGCTGCGCCCCTGGGCCACCCCGTCCAGGGCCTCGGCGAAGTGCTGGTCCACCAGCGTCATGACGGGCTCCATGCCCCCGCCCAGGAACACCGCGCCAATCACGGCCTCCAGTGCGTCGGCGAGCAGGGAGTTCTTCTCCCGCCCCCCGGTCATCTCCTCGCCCCGGCCCAGCAGGAGCATGGCCCCCAGGCCCAGCCGCCGGGCGATGCGCGCCAGCCCCTCCTCGTTGACGATGAGGGCGCGCAGCTTGGACAGCTCGCCTTCGGCCGCCAGGGGGAAGCGCTCCATCAACCGGTGGCTGATGGCCAGGTCCACCACCGCGTCCCCCAGGAACTCCAGCCGCTCGTTGTCCTGGAGCCCCGCGTCCCGGTGCTCGTTGAAGTAGCTCTTGTGGGTGAGCGCCGCGAGCCCCAGCTCCTTGCGGCCAAACGGCACCCCGAGCCGGAGCTCCAGCGACTGGACGCGCTCTTGGAGGCTCTGCTTGTCCACGCGCTACTCCGACAGCTGGCTCGCCAGTTCCTCGGCGAGCGCGTAGGGGTCCGCCTGCCGCTCGGCGATGCGGCTGGCCACCTCGTCCAGGCGGCCCCGCTCCCGCTCCAGCCGCCCCAGCGCGCCGCGCAACAGCCGCTCGCGCAGCAGGGCGACGAACTGCATGGCGGCCCGGGCCCGCTCCCGGTCCCGGCGCAGGCCCGTCTCGTCCAGGAAGAGGCGGTGCTGCTCCACCGCGTCCACCAGCTCGTCGATGCCCTGGTTGCGCGCGGCCACCACCTTGAGGATGGGCGGCTCCCACTCGCGCGCGGACGGGGGCTCCTCCACGTGGTGCCCCTGCGCCTTGGCGAGCACCATCCGGTGGTGCGCGTCGTGGTCCATGGCGGGCGCCTTCACCGCGTGGCGCAGCTCCAGCATCATCCGCAGCTCGCGCACCATGCGGTCGGCGCCGTCCAGGTCCGCCTTGTTCACCGCGAACACGTCCGCCACCTCGAGGATGCCCGCCTTGATGGCCTGCACGTCATCGCCCATGCCCGGCACCGCCACCACGATGGTGGTGTGCGCCATCTGGGCGATGTCGATCTCGTCCTGCCCCACCCCCACCGTCTCCACCAGGACGATGTCCTGGCCCATGGCGTCCATCACGCGGATGCAGTCGCCGGTGGCGCGCGACAGGCCGCCCAGGTTGCCGCGCGTGGCCAGGGAGCGGATGAAGACCCCCGGGTCCGTGGCGTGCTCCTGCATGCGGATGCGGTCGCCGAGGATGGCGCCGCCGGTGAAGGGGCTCGTCGGGTCCACCGCGAGCACGCCCACGCGCTTGCCCTGCTTGCGGTAGCGGGCGATGAGCCGGTCGGTCAGCGTGGACTTGCCCGCCCCCGGCGAGCCGGTGATTCCGATGATGTAGGCGCGGCCCGTCCGGGGAAACAGGGCCTGCAGATCCGCCGTGGCGCTCTGCACGCCATCATCGATGTTGCGCATCAGGCGCGACGCGGCGCGGATATCCCCCGCGAGCACCCTCTGGGACAGTTGAGTCGCCGTAGCCAAGCTCACTCCTGTGGCGTGTCCGGGCCGATGAGCTTCACGGCCTCGGGGGGGACCTTCAGGAGGTCCGCCACCAGCGGGACAATGCCGGGGAAGTCATCCAGTTCGAACCGCTCCGCCCACACCTTGCCCCGCGAGCCCGCGAGCAGCCCCCGGAAGGTGCGCCCCACCAGCCGCGCCGCGGCGAAGCGGTAGGACTCGCCGTTGACGGTCATCTGCACGAGCAGCTCCAGGTGGCTGCGGGGCGGCACGATGGCCTGGGGCCCGAAGTGCTCCGCCAGCTCCGCGAAGCGCACCAGGCCCCGCGAGGCCAGGGGGGCCGGCGCGGGCCGGGCGGGCGGCTCGTCGAAGAGCGCCACCAGGTAGCCGGCGAGCACCTCGCGCTCGCGGAACTCGGACAGCTCGAAGCGGTGCACGGCGCTGGTCTCCAGCGGCGTGCCCTGGCGCAGCACCTGGCCCACCCGGAAGCCGCCCTGCCGGTCCGCCGCCAGGGTGAAGGTGAACACGCCGGACACCAGCTCGGCGGACAGCTCCAGCGTCTCCGGGTTCACCAGCGGGTGAAGCCCCAAGGCGTTGAGCTGCGCGGAGCGGCGCTCGACGTGGAACAGGTGCTCCTCGAAGACTTCCCGCACCAGCAGGCCCAGCTCCCCGGCGCTGGCCACCGAGCGCCAGGGCAACGAGGGCAGGCCCGCCACCGCCGGCGGCGCGATAGGCGTCAGCCGGTCCGGCCCCACCTGGAAGGTGACGTGGGAGAGGCGCTGGTGGGTGACCGGGTTCTCGGGAGCTACCTGCGGCTCCAGCGCGAGCGTCGCACGGGCGCCGCCCTCGCCGGTCTCCACCGTCAGTCCGAGCTGCTCGAGCTGGGCTGTGTCCATCCTGAGTTAACCCTTGAAGAGCTCGCGGGCGATAACGCTGCGCTGGACCTCACTGGTCCCTTCGCCAATCTCGCACAACTTCGCGTCGCGGAGGTAGCGCTCGACGGGGAACTCGCGGGTGTAGCCGTAGCCGCCGTGGATCTGCACCGCCTTGTTGCAGGCGCGCGTGGCCGCCTCGGAGGCGAACAGCTTGGCCATGGAGGCCGCCTGGGTGTACGGCTGGCCCTGGTCGGCCATGACGGCCGCGCGGTGCACGAGCAGCCGCGCCGCGTCCAGCTCCGTCTTCATGTCCGCGAACATCCAGCGCAGCCCCTGGAACTCGGCGATGGGCTGGCCAAAGGCGGTCCGCTCGCGGGCATAGCGCAGGGATTCCTCCAGCGCGCCCCGGCCCAGCCCCACCGCCAGCGCGCCGATGGTGATGCGGCCCTTGTCGAGAATCTTCAGCGTGTCGATGAAGCCCCGGTCCACCTCGCCCAACCGGGCCGAGTCGGGCACCTCCACGCCCTCCAGGATGAGCTCCGCCGTGTCCGAGGAGCGCATGCCCAGCTTGCCGTGGATGGGGCGCTGGCTGAAGCCCTTCAGCCCCTTCTCCAGGATGAAGGCGGTGATGCCCTTCTGGCGCTTCTCGGGGCTGGTGAGCGCCAGCACCACGAAGACATCGCCCACGGTGCCCTGGGTGATGAACATCTTGGCGCCGTTGAGCACCCACGTGTCCCCGTGGCGCACCGCGGTGGCCTTCAGGCCCGAGGCGTCCGAGCCGGAGCCCGGCTCGGTCAGACCCCAGGCGCCCAGCCACTCGCCGGTGGCCAGCTTGGGCAGGTACTTGCGCTTCTGCGCCTCGTTGCCGAAGACGCGGATGTGGCTTGTCCCCAGGCCGTTGTGCGAGGCCACCGTGAGCGCCAGCGAGCCGTCGTAGCGGGCGATCTCCTCGACGGCGACCGCCACGGCCAGGCTGTCCATCGCGGCCCCGCCGTACTCCTCGGCGACCAGCATGCCCAGGACGCCGAGCTGGCCCAGCTCCCGGACCACCTCCATGGGGAACGTCTCGTTCTTGTCCCACTCGCGGGACGGAGCCTTCACCTGGCGCTCGCAGAAGTCCTTGAGGGAAGCCCGGAGGGCGCGGTGGCTTTCAGGAAGTTCGAAGTCCATGGTTTTGAGAGGGATCTCATAGCAGGAGAGCCCCCGGTGAGGGGGTTCCTAACGGTCCCCCTCCCCTTTTCACACCCCGGAGTGTCCGAGCCTTCCTGATGGCAGGAAGCAGAAGCGTCAACAGCCGGACGCTCGCCAGGCCTCAGACCGGGTGGACGCCGTGCTTCTTTTCCTGCCGCGGTGCGTTGCTCCGGGCGTACAGCTCGAAGCGCCGGTCCAGCTCCTGGCGCAGGCGCTCGCCGGGAATCACCTCGTCCACCACCAGCTCGCTGGCCAGCTTGGCGATGTCCACGTCCGCCCGGTACTCGTCCCGGAGCTGCTGCACGTAGGCGGCGCGCTCGGCCTCGGGCTTCTCCTGGATCTTGTTGAAGTACACGGCGTTGACGGCCGCCTCCGGGCCCATGACGGCGATCATCGCCTGGGGCAGCGCCAGGGTGGCACTGGGAGCGAACCCCGGGCCGGACATGGCGTAGAGCCCCGCGCCGTATGCCTTGCGCACCACCACGCAGATGCGCGGCACGCTGGCCTCGGACACCGCGGAGATCATCTTCGCCCCGGAGCGGATGATGCCCGCGCGCTCCACCTTGGTGCCGATCATGAACCCCGGCACGTCCGCCAGGTAGAGCAGCGGGATGTTGAAGGCATCGCACAGCCAGATGAAGCGCGCGGCCTTGTCCGCCGAGTCCACGAAGAGCACCCCACCCTTGTACTTGGGCTGGTTGGCGACGATGCCCACGGGCCGGCCGCCGATGCGCGCCAGGCCGGTGATCAATTCCTGGGCGAAGAGCTTCTTCACCTCGAACCAGCTCCCCTCGTCGATGAGCTCCTGGATGAGGGCGTGCATGTCGAAGGGCTTGTTCTGGTCCGCGGGGATGATCTCCTCCACCCGCTTGCCGCTCGCCTTGGGGGCCTTGGGCGCCACCTGGGGCGCAGGCTGGCTGAAGTTCTCCGGGAAGAACGAGAGGTACTGCTTGGCCGCCTCGATGGCCTCCGGCTCCGTCTTCACCAGCACGTCGCCGCACCCCGACACGGAGCAGTGCATCTTCGCCCCGCCCATCTCCTCCAGCGTCACCTTCTCGCCGATGACCATCTCCGCCATGCGCGGGCTGCCCAGGTACATGGAGGCGTTGCCGTCCACCATGATGACCAGGTCACAGAAGGCGGGGATGTAGGCCCCCCCAGCCGCCGAGGGGCCGAAGAGCAGGCACACCTGGGGCACGAACCCGGACAGGTGCACCTCATTATAGAAGATGCGCCCGGCGCCCCGGCGGCCCGGGAACATCTCGATCTGGTCGGTGATGCGCGCCCCGGCGGAGTCCACCAGGTAGAACAGCGGGCAGCGCATGGCGCGCGCCGTCTCCTGGATGCGGAGGATCTTCTCCACGGTGCGGGCGCCCCAGCTGCCCGCCTTCACGGTGGAGTCGTTGGCCATGATGGCCACGGGGCGGCCGGCCACCTTGCCCAGGCCGGTCATCACCCCGTCGGAGGGCAGCTCCGGATCCTCGTTGTTGGCGAGCTTCGCATCCTCGACGAAGGAGTCCGCGTCCACGAGCAGCCGGATGCGCTCGCGCGCGAACAGCTTGCCCGTCTCGCGGTTCTTCGCGTGGTACTTCTCCGCGCCGCCCTTCTCTACTGCGGCGATCTTCTCGAGAAGCTTCTGGTCGTAGGACATGGCTGGGGGCACATAGCAGAAAGGGGCTCGGCTGGCTGCCCCCTCCCCGGAATGTCGCCAGGAAGCCAACGCCCCAGGGCCCGGCTGCCTGCCTGGACAGAAAGACGGTGCGAGGGGATGGCGCGCCCGGCCCCCCTCCCTATTTTCCAAAGGTAACGGAGAGCCTGACCGATGGGGCGCGGTGCTCTCGACATGTGTCAGGCCCTGGAGGGATCACCCATGTTCACGACGAAGAAGGCCAAGCTGGTGGCGAAGAGCGGGCTGTACCGCAAGTGGCTGGCGCAGAAGCTGATCAACGACGTGCCGCGTGTCGCCAAGAACAAGTGGGACGACTTCGATCCGGATGACCTGCTGCACATGGTGGGGCTCACCACCTACAAGCCCGCCTCGACGGGCATCGGTGGCCTGGGCGCGTTCGTGATTGGCGCGGCGCTGGGCAGCGTGGTGGCGCTCCTGCTGGCCCCCACCCCGGGCGTGGACCTGCGCACCACGGTCAAGGACAAGGCCATCGGCTACCTGAACAAGCAAAACATCAACCTGGGCCAGGAGAAGACCGCCCACGCGTAGGCGGCTTCCCGACAGTTCAAGGTTGACGCGCGAGGGCGGGGGGAAACTCCCGCCCTTCGCCGTGGGGGGCTGGCATCATGCGCGGCATGACGGCCCTTGCGATGCCCGGGGTGCGCCAGCGGCTGCGCTCCATCTTCGGCGGCTCGGTGGGCAACCTCATCGAGTGGTACGACTTCTACATCTACTCGGCGTTCTCGCTGTACTTCGCCAAGGCGTTCTTTCCGAGCGGCAACCCCATCGTCGAGCAGCTCAACACCGCGGGGGTGTTCGCCCTGGGCTTCCTGGTGCGCCCCGTGGGCGGCTGGGTCATGGGGCTCTACGCGGACCTCCGGGGACGGCGCGCCGCGTTGACGCTGTCCGTCACGCTGATGTGCCTGGGCTCGCTCGTCATCGCGCTCTGCCCGACATATGAGCAGGTGGGCGTGGCGGCGCCGATGGTGCTCGTGCTGGCGCGGCTGCTACAGGGGCTGTCGCTGGGCGGGGAGTATGGCACCAGCGCGACGTACCTGAGCGAGGTGGCCACCTCGCGCCACCGCGGCTTCTACAGCTCCTTCCAGTACGTCACGCTCATCATGGGCCAGCTGCTGGCCACGCTGACGTTGCTGCTGCTGCAGCGCCTGGTGCTCACCCATGGGCAACTCGAGGCCTGGGGGTGGCGCATCCCGTTCGTGTGCGGGGCGGCCCTGGCGGTCTTCGGCTTCTACATGCGCAGGAACATGGTGGAGACGGAGGCATTCCAGGCGGAGGCGGCGAAGCACCCGGTGCGCCACCCCATGCGGGAGCTGCTGAGCCACCCCCGGGAGATCGCCCTCGTGGTGGGGCTGACCCTGGGCGGCACCCTCGCCTTCTACACATACACCGTCTACATGCAGAAGTTCCTGGTGAACTCGGTGGGGCTCACGCGGGATCAGGCCACGCTCATCTCGGTGGCGTCGCTGTTCTTCTACATGCTGTTGCAGCCGGTGTTCGGCCTGCTGTCCGACAAGGTGGGGCGCAAGCCGGTGCTGCTGTGGTTCGGGGTGATGGGCACGCTGTGCACGGTGCCCCTGCTGACGGCGCTGACACGCACGCGGGATGCGTTCACGGCGTTCCTGCTGGTGATGGCGGCGCTGGTCATCGTCTCGGGCTACACGTCCATCAACGCCGTGGTGAAGGCGGAGCTGTTCCCGGCGAACATCCGCGCCCTGGGCGTGGGGCTGCCCTACGCGCTGACGGTCTCCCTGTTCGGAGGAACGGCCGAGTACCTGGGCACGTGGCTGAAGCTGGCGGGCCATGAGGCGTGGTTCTTCTGGTACGTCACCACCTGCATCCTGTGCTCGCTGTTCGTCTATCTGTTCATGCGCGACACGCAGCGGGAGCACCGGTTCGGCTGACGCCCCCGAAAAGTCCGTGGGCTCATTCGATGTCCACGATCTTGTAGAAGGTCTCCCGGTACTCCACCTGGCTGTTCGGGGAATCCTCCGCCCAGCGCTCCCCCTTCCTGCGCTTCGCGAGCCGGAACTCATCCACCAGGAGGAGCCCCTCCGGAAACCCGTACCGGGTCCAGAGCTCGCGCCCGGCGAAGTTCTCGTAGCCCACGAACCACACCTCGCGCCGCGTCTGGAGCCGTTGAATATCCAGCGTCACCAGCGCCCCCGCGCTCACGGCCTCTTTCGGACCGAACTTCCGGGGCTGGAGCGCGTGATACTGGCGGCAGGCCCTCTCCACGCTCTTCACCATCCGCCGGTCCACCTCCGGATGCCGGTTCAGCTCCGCCAGCAGCTCGTCGTGTGCCAGCCGCAGGGCCTGAATCAACGGCTCCTTGCCACCCACCTTGAGGTTCACCATGTCGAAGACGCTCACAGAGAAGGTTGGACAGGCCCTGGGCCTGGGCGATGCGCACCCTATCACCCCCTTCCAGGCCTCCATCCCCCAGAGCGCCCTGACGGATCTGAAGCAGCGCCTGGACCTGACGCGCTGGCCCGAGCCCGAGACCGTCGAGGACTGGTCCCAGGGCGTGCCCCTGAAGAAGCTCCAGGCGCTCGTCGAGTACTGGCGCACCGGCTACGACTGGCGCCGCGCCGAGGCCCGGCTCAACAGCTTTCCGAACTACCGCACCCCCATCGACGGGCTCGACATCCACTTCATCCACGTGCGCTCCCAGCACGAGAACGCCCTGCCCCTCCTGCTCACCCACGGCTGGCCCGGCTCGGTCTTCGAGTTCTTCAAGTCCATTCCCCTGCTCACGGACCCCACCGCCCATGGCGGCCAGGCGGAGGACGCCTTCCACGTCATCATCCCGTCCCTCCCGGGCTACGGCTTCTCGGGCAAGCCCTCGAAGACCGGCTGGAACATGGCGCGCACCGCCAAGGCCTGGGCGGAGCTGATGCACCGGCTGGGCTACACACACTGGGTCGCCCAGGGCGGCGACTGGGGCGCGGGCGTCAGCACGGCGCTCGCCCACCTCAAGCCCCAGGGGCTGGCCGGCATCCACCTGAACATGCCGTTCGCCGTGCCGGAGAAGCTTCCCCTCGAGAACCCCACCGCCGAGGAGAAGCGGGCCATGGCGCAGCTCCACGCCTTCGACACCGATGGGTCCGGCTACTTCCGCCAGCAGACCACGCGCCCCCAGACGGTGGGCTATGCCCTGGCGGACTCTCCGGCCGGCCAGGCCGCGTGGATCTACGAGAAGTTCCAGATGTGGACCGACAACTCCGGCGAGCCCGAGTCCGTCCTCAGCCAGGACGAGATGCTCGACAACATCACGCTCTACTGGCTCACGGACACGGCGGCCTCCTCCGCGCGCATGTACTGGGAGAACGCCGGCGCCACCTTCTCGGGCGGCAAGCTCGATCTCCCCGTGGGCGCCAGCATCTTCCCGAAGGAGATCTTCCGCCTGCCCAAGCGCTGGGCCGAGCAGAGTTACTCGAAGCTCATCTACTGGAATGAGACCGAAAAGGGCGGCCACTTCGCCGCGTTCGAGCAGCCTGGGATCTTCGTCCGCGAGCTCCGCGCCTGCTTCCGCCAGCTCCGTCCGTAACACGCGCCCAGGCAGGACAAAGCCTGGCCCCCCTTCGCGGAGGCCAGGCTTCTCCGGCTCAGCCGCCGGGACTAGGACTTGATGCTGTCCTTCGGCTCCACGGTGCTGGTGGCCACCTGGATGCGCTTGGGCTGCACCTCGGGGCGCTTGGGCAGGGTGAGCGTCAGGACCCCATTCTTCAGCTGGGCCTGGACATTGTCCCCATTGACGCCCTCGGGGAGCGTGAACGCGCGGCTGAACGCGCCGAAGCTGCGCTCATAGGCATAGAACCGCTCGCCCTCCTCGCGCTTCTCGCGCTCGCGCTTGCCACTCACCGAGAGGCGGTCTCCCGTGAGCGTCACCTCGATGTCCTTCTCGTCCACACCCGGAAGGTCCGCCTTGAAGACGTACGCATCCTGGGTCTCCTTCACCTCGAACGCCGGGACGAACGGCGCCGGGCCCTGACGGCCGGCGAACCAGGGGTGGCTCGCCAGTTGTTCGAACGGATCCCAGTTCATCAGCTCTTGCATCTGCTGAAAGGGATCCCACTCACGGGTGCGCTGCACGTTGCTTCCACTTCCACGACGAACAGACAGATCGGCCATGACGGTTTCTCCTCTCTTAAACGCGGCGGCGAAGGTCCCTGCCGTGCCGCCGCCATCCAGACCGTAAAGCAGGTTCGAGATGGTGCAAGCCGCCCCGGCCCGCGCAGGGGCCCCGGAGCCTGGTCCACCGCCCTCCAACCAGGGGACCTCCCCTGGCACGGGCCCGGCCACCCGGATATACCTCCTGATGTGCACCGGTGACGGATTTGGCACCACACGGAACTGAACAGCGGTTAAGAGGGCCGTGCCCCCAAGCGCTCCGCTGACTGAGGGAGCTTCCTCACCTGAGTTCTTGACCGCTCCATGGCCGATCCGATTCCAGCCACGTCCCGTGGGAAGATGCTCATTCTCGTGGTGGAGAAGGATCCACACGTGCGCGAGCTGGAGGCGCACTTCCTCGCACAGGCCGGTTATTCCGTTGAGTTCGTGACCGATGGCCTGTCCGCGCTGGAGCAGGCCCAACACCTGCGGCCTGACATCATCATCACCGAGATTCTTGTCCCCAAGCTGGATGGGCTGGCGCTCTGCCGGCAGCTGAAGGCCGCCGCCCAGACACGCCACATCTCCATCCTCATCTTCAGCATCCTGGCGGCCAGTGGCCGCGCCAAGGAGGCCGGCGCGGATGCCTTCCTCATGAAGCCCCTGGCTGAACACCGGTTGATCACGACCGTCAGGGGCCTGCTGGAGCACCGTTCCCGTTCTCTCGCCGAGACTCCATGACCGCGACGTACAAGCCAGCTCCCGAGCACATCCCCCCTTCCCGGGAAGGGCTGCCGCGCATCCCCACGGGGACCCCTCAACTGGACGCCATTCTGGGTGGAGGCTTTCCCGCCCATTCCATCAACATCCTCATGGGCGAGCCGGGCAGCGGGAAGACCATCCTCGCCGAGCGGCTCATCTTCGCCAACGCCCAGTCCAGCCAGCGCCCCATCCTCTACCTCACCACCCTCTCCGAGCCCCTGGAGAAGGTGGTGCGCTACCTCCAGCAGTTCGAGTTCTACGACGAGGAGAAGCTCACCTCGGGCAGCATCGTCTATGACTCCCTCGCCCAGGAGCTGGAGGAACACGGCATCACCGCCGTGGTGCCCAAGCTGAAGGAGATCATCAAGACCCTCTCGCCCAGCATCATCGTCATCGACTCCTTCAAGGCCATCCATGATCTCAGCACCTCGGTGCCGGACATGCGCCGGATGCTGTACGAAGTGGCGGGCCTGCTCACGGCCTACGACACGACGGCGTTCCTCGTGGGGGAGTACAGCGAGGCACAGCTCTCCACCTACCCGGAGTTCGCGGTGGCCGACGGCATGGTGGAGCTGGCCCGCAGGAAGCACGGCACCCGGGATGAGCGGTACCTGCGCGTCCTCAAGCTCCGGGGCAGCAACTACCTGGAGGGATTGCACGCCTTCCGCATCACCGCGAGCGGGCTGGAGGTCTTCCCCCGGCTGACGAGTCCGGAGGTTCCCCTCGCCTACTCCCTCCAGGAAGAGCGCCTGTCCACGGGGGTGGTGGGACTGGACACGATGCTGCAGGGGGGCATCCGGGCGGGCAGCTCGACCCTGATTCAAGGCCGGACGGGCTCGGGCAAGACGACGCTGGCGCTCCAGTTCATCCTGGAGGGCCTCCAGAGGGGAGAGCCCAGCCTCTACGTCAACTTCCAGGAGAACCCCACCCAGCTGGCGCGGGTCATCCAGGGCTTCGGGTTCGATGTGGCCGAGGCCCAGCGCAAGGGGCTGCACCTGCTCTATCACTCCCCGGTGGAGCTGCAGATCGACAGCATCCTCGTGACGCTGTTCCGCACCATCGCGGAGAAGAAGATCCAGCGCGTCGCCGTGGACTCCGTCGGAGACCTCATCAGCGCGGCGAGCGACATTCCGCGCCTCTTCGGATACCTCTACGCCCTGGTCCAGCACTTCTCGGTGATGCGGGTGGCGAGCGTCCTGACGATGGAGACCACCGGCATGGCGCCCCACCCCCTGGAGGGACAGATCAGCGCCCTGTCCGACGCCATCCTGCACTTGCAGATAGAGCGGCTCGGCAACCGCTCCATGAGGACCCTGCAGGTGCTCAAGGCGCGCGGCACGGACCATGACCTGAACGTGCGGGAGCTGCGCATCACGTCCAAGGGCGTCGAGGTGATGTGACATGCCCAGCCCGCTCCAGCCCGCGGAGAAGCGCCTCCAGCAGTTCCGCAAGCTCACGGAGGTCAGCCGCGCGCTCACCTACGCCGTCTCGTTGGACGAGGTGCTCCGCATCACCGTGGAGCGCGCCGCGGAGTTGCTGGAGACGGACAGGGCGGTCCTCATGCTCACCAACGAGCAAGGGCTCCTGTCCGTCCGTGCCTCCTTCGGGCTGGCCAAGGCGGCCACGGAGCGCTTCCGTGAGCCGCTCGATGAGACCCTCATTCACCGGCTCCAGGGGCTCCTGGAGGCCTCCCCGCAGTGCTTCCTGGGGGTCCCCCTGGTGGTCGGCGGCCAGGTCACGGGCATCCTGGCCGTCTCGCTCGCCCAGCCCGTGACGGGCAACGACGAGCAGGAGTGGTTGCTGTCCGCCCTGGCGGATCAGGCGGCCGTGGCCCTGGAGAAGACCCGGCTGGACGAGACGGCGGAGTTCCGCGAGCGCCTCATCGGCATCGTCAGCCACGACTTGCGCGGCCCCATCTCCGCCATCTTGCTGGGGGCCACGACCGTGCTGCGGCGGGAGGAGCTGAAGGAGCGGGACGCCAAGACGATCATGCGCATCCAGTCCGCCGCGGAGCGCGCGAGCCGGATGATCCGGGACCTGCTCGACTACACCCAGGCCCGGCTGGGGGGCGGCATTCGCGTGGAGAGCCGGCCCATGGACCTGCACGCCGTGGTGCGCCAGGTGGCCGAGGAGATGGCGATGGCCCATCCGGGGCGGCACATCGAGGTGAGCCAGGGGGGGGACCTCCACGGAAACTGGGATGTGGATCGCCTGGCGCAGGTGGTGGGCAACCTCATCTCGAATGCCCTCCACTACAGCCCGGAGGGCACCCCCGTGCGCGTGGAGACCCTGGGAACCGCCCAGGAGGCGACGCTCACCATCCACAACCTGGGGCCGCCCATCCCTGCCCAGCAGCAGTCGAAGATCTTCGAGCCGATGCATCGCGCCTCCGCGGATGTGAACCCGCAGAACCGCAGCGTGGGGCTGGGCCTCTACATCGTGAAACACCTGGTGAAGGCCCACGGCGGCACCATCGAAGTGAAGTCCCTGGAGAACGAGGGCACCACCTTCACGGTCCGCCTCCCGCGCCAGCCGCCTCCGCCGGGGCCCTGACCCCTTCGCTAGAAGGTGTACCCGACGTTGAGCGCGGCCCGGCGCTGGTCGCCGTAGAAGCACGCCGCCTCGGAGCTGCACGACGACACGTACTCGTCGTCCAGGAGGTTGGAGACGGTGAGGGCCGCCCGCCAGTGGCTCCGCTGGTAGTGCAGCCCCAGGTCCACGAGGGTGAAGCCCGGAACCTCCAGCGTGTTGGTCCGGTCCGCGAACGAGCGGCCCGTGGCGCGCACCCCCGCCCCCGCCCCGAAGCCCGCCAGCGCCCCCTCCTGGAAGGTGTAATCGAGCCAGAGCGAGGCCATGAACTCCGCGGAGCCCACCGGCGTCTTGCCCGTCTCGAAGTCCGCCCCATCGGTGATCTCCAAGTCGTAGAGCGACACGGCACCCAGGACGTCGAGCCCCGGCAGCAGGCTGGTGATGAGCTCAAGCTCCACGCCCCGCGAGCGCACCTCGCCGATCTGAAGCGGGTTGAAGGCGCCGTCCGTCGTCACGAAGTTCTGCCGCCGCAGCTCGAACACCGAGAGCCCCAGGGTGCTCGCCAGCCCGTCCGGCTGGAACTTCAGGCCCGCCTCCACCTGCTGGCCCGT from Stigmatella erecta includes these protein-coding regions:
- the rnc gene encoding ribonuclease III, with the protein product MDKQSLQERVQSLELRLGVPFGRKELGLAALTHKSYFNEHRDAGLQDNERLEFLGDAVVDLAISHRLMERFPLAAEGELSKLRALIVNEEGLARIARRLGLGAMLLLGRGEEMTGGREKNSLLADALEAVIGAVFLGGGMEPVMTLVDQHFAEALDGVAQGRSGLDYKTKLQEDAQVRLKVPPRYRVVAEVGPDHEKTFEVEVSIGSELYARATGRNKKEAEQAAARATLDMLRKDDPK
- the meaB gene encoding methylmalonyl Co-A mutase-associated GTPase MeaB is translated as MATATQLSQRVLAGDIRAASRLMRNIDDGVQSATADLQALFPRTGRAYIIGITGSPGAGKSTLTDRLIARYRKQGKRVGVLAVDPTSPFTGGAILGDRIRMQEHATDPGVFIRSLATRGNLGGLSRATGDCIRVMDAMGQDIVLVETVGVGQDEIDIAQMAHTTIVVAVPGMGDDVQAIKAGILEVADVFAVNKADLDGADRMVRELRMMLELRHAVKAPAMDHDAHHRMVLAKAQGHHVEEPPSAREWEPPILKVVAARNQGIDELVDAVEQHRLFLDETGLRRDRERARAAMQFVALLRERLLRGALGRLERERGRLDEVASRIAERQADPYALAEELASQLSE
- a CDS encoding acyl-CoA dehydrogenase family protein, encoding MDFELPESHRALRASLKDFCERQVKAPSREWDKNETFPMEVVRELGQLGVLGMLVAEEYGGAAMDSLAVAVAVEEIARYDGSLALTVASHNGLGTSHIRVFGNEAQKRKYLPKLATGEWLGAWGLTEPGSGSDASGLKATAVRHGDTWVLNGAKMFITQGTVGDVFVVLALTSPEKRQKGITAFILEKGLKGFSQRPIHGKLGMRSSDTAELILEGVEVPDSARLGEVDRGFIDTLKILDKGRITIGALAVGLGRGALEESLRYARERTAFGQPIAEFQGLRWMFADMKTELDAARLLVHRAAVMADQGQPYTQAASMAKLFASEAATRACNKAVQIHGGYGYTREFPVERYLRDAKLCEIGEGTSEVQRSVIARELFKG
- a CDS encoding acyl-CoA carboxylase subunit beta, which encodes MSYDQKLLEKIAAVEKGGAEKYHAKNRETGKLFARERIRLLVDADSFVEDAKLANNEDPELPSDGVMTGLGKVAGRPVAIMANDSTVKAGSWGARTVEKILRIQETARAMRCPLFYLVDSAGARITDQIEMFPGRRGAGRIFYNEVHLSGFVPQVCLLFGPSAAGGAYIPAFCDLVIMVDGNASMYLGSPRMAEMVIGEKVTLEEMGGAKMHCSVSGCGDVLVKTEPEAIEAAKQYLSFFPENFSQPAPQVAPKAPKASGKRVEEIIPADQNKPFDMHALIQELIDEGSWFEVKKLFAQELITGLARIGGRPVGIVANQPKYKGGVLFVDSADKAARFIWLCDAFNIPLLYLADVPGFMIGTKVERAGIIRSGAKMISAVSEASVPRICVVVRKAYGAGLYAMSGPGFAPSATLALPQAMIAVMGPEAAVNAVYFNKIQEKPEAERAAYVQQLRDEYRADVDIAKLASELVVDEVIPGERLRQELDRRFELYARSNAPRQEKKHGVHPV
- a CDS encoding YtxH domain-containing protein; its protein translation is MFTTKKAKLVAKSGLYRKWLAQKLINDVPRVAKNKWDDFDPDDLLHMVGLTTYKPASTGIGGLGAFVIGAALGSVVALLLAPTPGVDLRTTVKDKAIGYLNKQNINLGQEKTAHA
- a CDS encoding MFS transporter is translated as MRGMTALAMPGVRQRLRSIFGGSVGNLIEWYDFYIYSAFSLYFAKAFFPSGNPIVEQLNTAGVFALGFLVRPVGGWVMGLYADLRGRRAALTLSVTLMCLGSLVIALCPTYEQVGVAAPMVLVLARLLQGLSLGGEYGTSATYLSEVATSRHRGFYSSFQYVTLIMGQLLATLTLLLLQRLVLTHGQLEAWGWRIPFVCGAALAVFGFYMRRNMVETEAFQAEAAKHPVRHPMRELLSHPREIALVVGLTLGGTLAFYTYTVYMQKFLVNSVGLTRDQATLISVASLFFYMLLQPVFGLLSDKVGRKPVLLWFGVMGTLCTVPLLTALTRTRDAFTAFLLVMAALVIVSGYTSINAVVKAELFPANIRALGVGLPYALTVSLFGGTAEYLGTWLKLAGHEAWFFWYVTTCILCSLFVYLFMRDTQREHRFG